DNA from Nitrospina gracilis Nb-211:
CAGGGTGCGCTGGTAGTATTCCTTGATCTTCAGATAGTCCGAGTGCTTGAGAACAATCGTTCCCGAAGGTGCCTTCGCCTGGACCGTCGCCTCGTCCGTCTCCTCAGGCTGTTCGGTCCCGGGCGGGGTCGGTGCGTCGCTGGTTGCCTCCAGTCCTTTGAAGATTTTTCTCAGCGCCTGGTCGAGCGTCGGTTCCATGGCGATCTGGTCGAGATAGCTCACGATCACGCGTTTCAGCTCCGGAATCTTGCCGCCCTCGGCCTTCAGGTACAGCGGCCGCACGTAGATCAGCGAACCATCGATGGGAATGACCAGCAGGTTGCCCTGGATCACGTTGGACCCGCGCTGATCCCACAATGAAATCTGGCGCGAAATGTTCGCGTCCTGGTTGATGCGCGCTACGATCTGCGACGGACCGTATACCAGTTTTTGTTTCGGAAAGGTGTACACCGCCGTCTTGCCGTAATCGTCTCCGTCACTGCGCGCCACCATCCACGCCGACAGGTTTTCCTTGTTGCGCGGTGTGAAGGGAAGCATGAGGATGTATTCCTCCCTTTCCTTGTCCGGCAGTTTCATGATGGTGTAATAAGGGCGCATCAGCTTACCGTCGATCATCGGGATCTGCCACTGGTCTTCCTTGTTGTAGAACACCTGCGGCGTTTCCATGTGATAGGTGCCGTACACGAACGCCTGGATGGCGAACAGGTCCGCCGGATAGCGGATGTGGCGGCGCAGATCGTCCGGCATTTTCTCGAACGGCTGGAACATGGCCGGGAACAGTTTCTGGTAGGTGGCGATGATCGGGTCTTTGGGATCGGTGATGTAAAACGTCATCGTGCCGTCGTAGGCGTCGATGGTGATCTTCACGGAGTTGCGGATGTAGTTGGCGACGCCGCGGATCACTTCCGGGTCGCGGATCGACTGCGAATAGGGAAACTTGTCGCTCGTGGTGTAGGCGTCGTACATCCACACCAGCCGCCCGTCATCGGTGATCACCATGTAGGGATCGCGGTCCAGCCGGAGGAATGGCGCGACCTTCTCCACGCGCTCGGTGATGTTGCGGTACAGCAGAACGCGGCTTTCATTGACGATGTCGTTGGAGAACAGGATCTTCATCGTCTTGAAGCGCGCCGCCAGCAGGACCTTGCGCAAGAAGGAATTGACCGCGATGCCGCCCTTGCCCTCGTAATTCTTGTAAACGTTTTTCTCCCCTTTGGGGTAATCAAACTCCTCGGTGCCGGTGTTCACGAACACGTAGCCTTTTGTCAGCTCCCCGTAATAAATTTCCGGCTGCGTGATCTGCTTGTCGATGGACGACTGCGGTGGGATGTCCTTGATGTGGAGCACGGGCAGGCCTTCCGGCGTCACCTGGTTCACCGGACTCAGCGACACGCCGTAACCGTGGGTGAAGGTGAGGTGTTCGTTGATCCACGTTCGGTTGGGCAGACTGGACGAATCCAGCTCACGCGGTGACAGGAGCGTCTGCTGGTATTTGCCATTGAGCATGTACCGGTCGTTGTCCACGGCGCTGAACTGGTAGTAGGTGCGGATTTCCTGGATCTGCCCCAGCGTGTCCAGAAGGGGTTCCTGATCCCACAGGCGGATGTTCTCGATGGTCAGGTTGTTTTTCTGGATGGTGGCGGCGTCCAGCGAGTTGGCCCCGGCCAGCACGTTTTCCTCGACGTTTTGCAAATTGTAGCCGCGCACCGTGCCGGCGATGGTGTGTTCGATGTAAGGCGTTTCCTTTTCCAGTTCGTTGGGATCGACCACAAATCGCTTGAGCAGGTTGGGATACACGTTGCCGGTGGCGTAGATCACCGTCACCGCCACGGCCCAGATGAAGATGCGGCGCAGGTTTTCACGGTTGATGTTGAGGATGCTGAGCGCCGTGCCCGCGAAGGACAGCGCGATGAGCAGGCTGTAGGCGGGCAGGCGGCCCCAGTCGTCCGCGTAACTGATGCCCGCCACCACCTGCGAGTCGGACTGGATCAGCAGTCCGTAACGGCGCAGATAAATGTCGAAAGCCAGGTTGAGAAACGCAAACGCCGCCAGCCAGGACAAAGTGCGCCGCGCTTCGGGAAGCGTGGCGAATCCTTTCGGCGACAGAAAAATGTACTGCTTGAAAAAGTAAATGAGCGAGACGCCGAAACCGATCAACGCCAGTCCCGCCCACAACCAGCCTTTCAGCATTTCCAGAAACGGCAGAACGAAAATGTAAAAGGAATAATCTTTGTTGAAAATGGGATCGGCTTCGCCGAAGCGGACGTGGTTGAGAAACTTCAACGACACATCCCAGCGCTCCGCCGCAATGAGGCCAATGAACACGCTGAAGATCAGGGGGAGGAGCAGGACCAGCGGCTTCAGGTTGTCGGCGACCATCTCCAGAAACGGCATGTCGCGCCGGGTCTGGTCGGCCAGGATCACCGGCAGGTGCGAGGTTTTCTGGTACACACGGCGCAGGATGCCGAACGTCACCGCCAGAAACAGTCCGCCGAACAGGAAACCGAAGCCGAACTGCGAGCCGAGGATGGTCCAGATGACGGACAACAGGCCGTATTTTTCGAACCAGACGAGATCAATATAAAATGAGACCAGTTTCTCGGTGAACAGGAGGAGAAACAGGACCACCGCGACGAGGGTCACGAACCATTTGCGGGACATTTTCATAAGCGTATTTCGTTATCCGTTTATTTCCATTTGATGGAGCAACCCATGGAGGGAATCTGCTCCTCCAGCATGGGCTGGCCATCGAGGATGGCGTTGATGGCGTCTTCCAGGTCGCGGCGCGTAACTTTTTCGGGATGCTCCCAGTTGTCGTCGATGCGTCCGCGGTACAAAAGTTTCCGCTCCGGGCCGAACACATAGATGTCCGGCGTGCACACGGCATCGTATGCTTTCGCGATCTCCTGCGTTTCGTCGAACAGGTACGGGAACGGAATGCCTTTTTCCTTCGCGACCTTCTTCATGCTCTCCATGGAGTCGTCCGGGTACTTCACCGCGTCGTTGGCGTTGATGCCGACGAGCTGCACACTCCGGTCGGCGAATTTGTTTTGCAGGTCGATCAGCCGTTGCAGAACCGCCTTCACGTATGGGCAGTGGTTGCACATGAAAATGATCACCAGCACTTCCGTATCCTGGAAGCTGTCCAGCGAATAGACTTTGCCGTCGGTACCGGGCAGGGAAAAAGCCGGAGCCCGGGTTCCCAGTGGAACCATTGTGGAATGAGTCAATGCCATGATGCGTTCCTTGTGACGGGTGGTGTGCCGGTGTGAATGCGAGCCGGACGCCCGTTGGGGCGTGGCAATCTGGAATGAACCCATGCTAGCACGCGGCCCGGGGGGACTCAACCGGAAATGGAAATACGAAACAGGCCGAAAAAGGTGGGATCAGCTTTTGCAGGTCATGCCGGAGATTCGGCAGGTGTAGCAGGCGGGATGGCTTAAGGGAAACGGACGCAGGGTTTCTTCCAGCGTGTCGCCCATTTTGGCGGAGGGTTCTTCGACGAGGATGGGGCATACGTAAACGCCCTGCGCCGTCGCCATGCGCGAGGACGCGCATTGCAGGCTGGTGATGGGGTAGTTCTCGAAACATTTTTCGGTGACGCGTTCGTTTTCGTGATAACCGCGTTCCGTGCGCGCCAGCTCGCCCATCAGGAAACCGGGCAGAAACTTAACGTGTGGATCGGGCACGTGGTGCTCTTTCATGAAGGCGAGCGCCTTTTTTTCCCAGATGGCGTCTTCCTCGTCGTCCCAGCTTCGGACCATCGTCAGGTGTGTCGAGAATCCCGCTTTGGAAAGATTCGCGATGCCCTGGAGCGCGAGACGGAAACAGTTTTCTCCGCGGACGGCGTCGTTTTCCTTTTCGTCCAGACTGTCGAGGCTCACGCGAAAATGCATTTCGTGCGCGGCGTGGTTGCGGATTTCCACCAGCCGTTCGACGCGTTTCGGCGTCAATAGCAGGCCGTTGGTCAGGATGGTGCACGGCCCGTACTCGAGGATCGCTGACAGGATTTCGAAGATCTCCGGGTTCAGAAACACCTCGCCGCCGGTGATGTAGTAATCCCGCACGTTGAGTTGTTTGGATTCCTCCAGCCGCTGGCGCGTCTGCTTCAGCGTCATGAACGGGATGGTGTCGTTTTTGGGATGGCAACTGATGAAACAGTGCGTGCAGGCAAGGTTGCATAACGTGCCGCCGATCTGGAGCCACAGGGTTTCGAGCCCCGTCATCGGCACTTCCGGGACCTTTTCGATCACCGGCGCCTGTTCCGGGATGGGGACTTTCGGTGCGAGTTCCATAATGCCATCCTAACAGAAACGAAATTTTGGGATCAACCTCATTAGGGCCGTGTTCACGGCATATGGGGTGAGTCGAAGCGGTAGGAAAAACCTTACAAAGGCTTACAGACCGGCGGACTCGTACGAGTCGCTGATGTTTTTGACGCGCAGTTTGCG
Protein-coding regions in this window:
- a CDS encoding radical SAM protein, with amino-acid sequence MELAPKVPIPEQAPVIEKVPEVPMTGLETLWLQIGGTLCNLACTHCFISCHPKNDTIPFMTLKQTRQRLEESKQLNVRDYYITGGEVFLNPEIFEILSAILEYGPCTILTNGLLLTPKRVERLVEIRNHAAHEMHFRVSLDSLDEKENDAVRGENCFRLALQGIANLSKAGFSTHLTMVRSWDDEEDAIWEKKALAFMKEHHVPDPHVKFLPGFLMGELARTERGYHENERVTEKCFENYPITSLQCASSRMATAQGVYVCPILVEEPSAKMGDTLEETLRPFPLSHPACYTCRISGMTCKS
- a CDS encoding UPF0182 family membrane protein, which produces MKMSRKWFVTLVAVVLFLLLFTEKLVSFYIDLVWFEKYGLLSVIWTILGSQFGFGFLFGGLFLAVTFGILRRVYQKTSHLPVILADQTRRDMPFLEMVADNLKPLVLLLPLIFSVFIGLIAAERWDVSLKFLNHVRFGEADPIFNKDYSFYIFVLPFLEMLKGWLWAGLALIGFGVSLIYFFKQYIFLSPKGFATLPEARRTLSWLAAFAFLNLAFDIYLRRYGLLIQSDSQVVAGISYADDWGRLPAYSLLIALSFAGTALSILNINRENLRRIFIWAVAVTVIYATGNVYPNLLKRFVVDPNELEKETPYIEHTIAGTVRGYNLQNVEENVLAGANSLDAATIQKNNLTIENIRLWDQEPLLDTLGQIQEIRTYYQFSAVDNDRYMLNGKYQQTLLSPRELDSSSLPNRTWINEHLTFTHGYGVSLSPVNQVTPEGLPVLHIKDIPPQSSIDKQITQPEIYYGELTKGYVFVNTGTEEFDYPKGEKNVYKNYEGKGGIAVNSFLRKVLLAARFKTMKILFSNDIVNESRVLLYRNITERVEKVAPFLRLDRDPYMVITDDGRLVWMYDAYTTSDKFPYSQSIRDPEVIRGVANYIRNSVKITIDAYDGTMTFYITDPKDPIIATYQKLFPAMFQPFEKMPDDLRRHIRYPADLFAIQAFVYGTYHMETPQVFYNKEDQWQIPMIDGKLMRPYYTIMKLPDKEREEYILMLPFTPRNKENLSAWMVARSDGDDYGKTAVYTFPKQKLVYGPSQIVARINQDANISRQISLWDQRGSNVIQGNLLVIPIDGSLIYVRPLYLKAEGGKIPELKRVIVSYLDQIAMEPTLDQALRKIFKGLEATSDAPTPPGTEQPEETDEATVQAKAPSGTIVLKHSDYLKIKEYYQRTLRSQALLDNAIAGYKEDLKDLGALLENAEVVEPPVEKKKKEGTEPTAP
- a CDS encoding thioredoxin family protein; amino-acid sequence: MALTHSTMVPLGTRAPAFSLPGTDGKVYSLDSFQDTEVLVIIFMCNHCPYVKAVLQRLIDLQNKFADRSVQLVGINANDAVKYPDDSMESMKKVAKEKGIPFPYLFDETQEIAKAYDAVCTPDIYVFGPERKLLYRGRIDDNWEHPEKVTRRDLEDAINAILDGQPMLEEQIPSMGCSIKWK